In a genomic window of Ranitomeya imitator isolate aRanImi1 chromosome 5, aRanImi1.pri, whole genome shotgun sequence:
- the LOC138680896 gene encoding uncharacterized protein: MSSKTKKKGKGAAVKAVDSSALKKFLKRYEHHCGQYQSFVSPTITHTLKKCIQDGSKYVKIILSCPETSPNGSSPVLLRPLLMTIRDERYMLATDLCLWGVPLSNQDVASLAILLELRGRTSYPFIKLEAIDCGIDVWSMERLGKAVQYTKLTSITLDHNEFQDEGIRSLIRGLEGNVKLVSLSLCYCKLGPPSGAVLGNLLAESAISELYLTGNYLQCSGAVDLITAIAEYVQKKAIEKSPEEASSLAHQILEAQDQSGVHTMISGEPAAMENSVTSPDRRSDKRKRKKRGRKKKDKPVPLPGPWVSKLNLANNGIDARGKEGETGVLEFSQLLSSLIRYSEQLSELDIDDNCLGELPATDILEALTDRNQGKLPRLKIKVTAQISPVTFKAILKQSGKMKTSKKKRRRKKN, translated from the exons ATGTCTTCAAAAACCAAGAAGAAGGGGAAAGGGGCTGCAGTTAAAGCAGTAGATTCATCAGCTCTGAAGAAATTCCTGAAGAGATACGAGCATCATTGTGGGCAATATCAATCATTTGTCAGCCCCACCATCACTCATACCCTCAAAAAATGTATCCAAGATGGATCCAAATATGTCAAG ATCATCTTGTCGTGTCCTGAGACCTCCCCCAATGGTTCCTCCCCAGTTTTATTAAGACCACTACTGATGACTATACGGGATGAGCGATATATGCTTGCCACAGACTTGTGCTTATGGGGAGTTCCTCTCAGTAACCAGGATGTCGCCAGTCTT GCTATACTACTGGAATTAAGAGGGAGAACGTCATATCCATTTATAAAACTGGAAGCTATAGACTGTGGGATTGACGTGTGGTCAATGGAGAGGTTGGGGAAAGCAGTTCAGTACACCAAGTTAACATCCATAACACTGGATCACAATGA atTTCAAGATGAAGGGATTCGGAGTCTTATCCGAGGTCTTGAAGGTAACGTGAAGCTGGTGTCTCTGAGCCTATGTTATTGCAAACTTGGTCCTCCTAGCGGAGCAGTACTGGGGAACCTTTTGGCAGAATCGGCCATCAG TGAACTGTATCTCACTGGAAACTACTTGCAGTGCTCTGGGGCAGTGGATCTAATAACTGCCATTGCAGAATATGTCCAGAAAAAAGCAATAGAAAAGTCACCTGAAGAGGCATCCAGCCTGGCGCATCAGATTCTAGAAG CACAAGACCAATCTGGTGTTCATACAATGATCTCAGGAGAGCCAGCAGCTATGGAAAACTCCGTAACATCACCCGACAGACGTTCTGACAAGAGGAAACGCAAGAAAAGGG GAAGAAAGAAAAAGGACAAACCAGTACCACTTCCGGGGCCCTGGGTTAGTAAACTGAACCTGGCTAACAATGGTATCGATGCAAGAGGCAAGGAAGGAGAGACTGGGGTGCTGGAGTTTTCTCAGTTACTGAGTAG TCTCATTCGCTATTCTGAGCAGCTTTCTGAACTTGACATTGATGACAACTGCCTTGGAGAACTACCAGCCACGGACATCCTGGAGGCTCTAACAGACAGAAATCAAG GAAAACTACCACGCTTGAAAATTAAAGTAACAGCTCAGATATCACCAGTTACATTTAAAGCCATCCTAAAACAGAGCGGGAAGATGAAGACctcaaagaagaaaagaagaagaaaG